From one Anopheles cruzii chromosome 3, idAnoCruzAS_RS32_06, whole genome shotgun sequence genomic stretch:
- the LOC128270024 gene encoding probable multidrug resistance-associated protein lethal(2)03659, with the protein MDNSSKPVKKNPRKGAFCLSQLLFGWLLPLFYRGSRRGLGKDDLTKCLKADRSEQLGDRLEEQWEKELSQARIASRQPKLRNALFHTFYKQCLFDGLLIFLFVLIKTILPVVLAQLLIQFQEPGANSTHLAVQVFEDVVPISTLPPVAMPLMMPDTTVSQLESLVFDQEAMINRRRKRRIMRDDLPSLTNSILGMSAELQEADSSETTMLPALLPDDDTEDSTNQTLIDNFAAFLEHAWNDVLWLSWLLVILTLLGCFCSHHSDLRQRLIGARMRIACCSVIYRKTLRMSKKAAGRTPAGYMINLLSNDVSRLDYGFIYSHYVWVLPFQACFTCYLIWRRVQWAALVGVVGLLVKTIPVQTGLSRLSSIIRMRVAKKTDQRVGIMNELIQGIQVIKMYAWEKPFHKVVSIARKKEVRQIRWASYIRGIYLSTMVFTERSTLFLAIACCVIEGRSITADIVFPMAQFFNALQLTAAIFYPMAVSLGAEALVSIDRVQEFLAQEEHDPNAQAAASGLHRNAPDDMVDDGSSRPAIELQNVTASWEETTEKTLKDISVKIGPGKLLAVIGPVGSGKSSLLQLLLGELPIQNGTATIHGDISYGSQEPWLFTGTVRNNILFGLPYDRQRYQAVVRHCALSTDFQQLPDGDKTVVGERGTSLSGGQRARVSLARAVYNNASIYLLDDPLSAVDAHVGKHLFDEVIGPRGYLAQKHRSTRVLVTHQVHFLKEADWIVIVEGGKLVTQGTYTELANGKVDFGKLLNCGEKDAKEKSSGASEVDVLASDIPEDEIPFIDGVTLDGYKLLKGSTVSLRGVTPSSCAVSSSVAENLGRQVAEDQAEGSIPWRIWTTYFLSGGNILMLLFTFIMLLLSQAIVSGSDYFVTYWTRQEEKRIVDEDAVHTSTVDFLYTYGVIIIGVVVFTIFRGYLFFNICMKASRNLHDRMFAKMLTAPMRFFDINPSGRILNRFSKDMGAIDELLPKAMIEAIQILLVMIGILTMITIVNPLLLVPLFGAVVLYAVALKLYLRPIQDLKRLEGITRSPVFSHLSATLSGLSTIRASNAHEKIREEFDELQNVHSAVWQLTMASNAALGLWLDCISTAFVACVTFSFIVLHQNTYSANVGLAISQALILTGMVQYGIRQTTESIQQMTAVERVVQYTEIPSEQNPPKVPPGDWPWKGQVQFHNMSLCYEPNAPPVLKNLELIIEPTWKVGIVGRTGAGKSSLIGALFRLARIEGRIMIDGIDTGVIALEALRSKISIIPQDPVLFSATIRYNLDPFSLYDDDMLWRAIGEVELRSSINGLDYMVTEGGTNFSVGQRQLICLARAILRNNKILVLDEATANVDPQTDALIQKTIREKFKHCTVLTVAHRLHTVMDSDRILVMDAGVAREFNTPHELLQQAGSILKDMVEATGASEAESLRRIAAEAFARMDPNRHLMNGMPNPWRFGKEGNNSNHAIE; encoded by the exons GCAGTGGGAAAAGGAACTGTCTCAGGCACGCATCGCCAGCCGGCAGCCAAAACTTCGGAACGCTCTTTTCCACACGTTCTACAAGCAGTGCCTGTTCGATGGGTTGCTCATCTTCCTGTTCGTCCTTATTAA AACGATCCTGCCCGTGGTGCTGGCCCAGTTGTTGATACAGTTCCAAGAACCAGGCGCCAACTCGACTCATCTCGCCGTGCAGGTTTTTGAGGATGTCGTCCCGATCAGCAcgctgccaccggtggctATGCCGCTAATGATGCCGGACACCACCGTGTCCCAGCTTGAATCGCTGGTGTTCGATCAAGAGGCTATGATCAATCGTCGGCGAAAGAGGCGTATTATGCGCGACGATTTGCCATCGCTAACCAACAGCATTTTAGGGATGTCTGCAGAACTGCAAGAAG CCGATTCGTCCGAAACGACCATGCTGCCGGCGCTTCTGCCCGACGACGATACAGAGGATAGCACAAACCAGACGCTGATCGACAACTTCGCAGCCTTTCTGGAGCACGCCTGGAACGATGTGCTTTGGTTGTCGTGGTTGCTGGTGATTCTGACGCTGTTGGGTTGCTTCTGTAGCCATCATTCCGACCTACGGCAGCGTTTGATAGGGGCACGGATGCGCATAGCCTGCTGCTCCGTGATCTACCGCAAGACGCTCCGCATGTCGAAGAAAGCCGCCGGTCGAACACCGGCCGGCTACATGATTAACCTGCTCTCGAACGACGTAAGTCGGCTGGATTATGGATTCATCTACAGCCACTACGTTTGGGTGCTTCCGTTCCAG GCCTGCTTCACTTGCTATCTGATCTGGCGCCGCGTGCAATGGGCTGCTCTCGTCGGAGTGGTTGGACTGCTGGTCAAAACCATCCCAGTCCAGACAGGGCTGAGTCGGCTGAGTTCGATCATTCGGATGCGGGTGGCGAAAAAGACCGATCAGCGCGTCGGTATCATGAACGAGTTGATCCAGGGCATCCAGGTGATCAAGATGTATGCCTGGGAGAAACCGTTCCACAAGGTGGTTTCGATTGCGCGCAAGAAGGAGGTGCGCCAGATACGGTGGGCTTCGTACATCCGGGGGATCTACCTCAGCACGATGGTGTTTACGGAACGCTCGACCCTGTTCCTAGCGATCGCCTGTTGCGTCATCGAGGGGCGCTCCATTACCGCCGACATCGTGTTCCCGATGGCACAGTTCTTCAATGCGCTTCAGCTGACGGCAGCGATCTTCTATCCGATGGCCGTGTCGCTCGGCGCTGAAGCGCTcgtgtcgatcgatcgcgtcCAGGAGTTTTTGGCACAGGAGGAACACGACCCGAATGCACAAGCGGCCGCATCCGGGTTGCACAGAAACGCACCGGATGATATGGTCGACGACGGCAGCAGTAGGCCAGCGATCGAGCTACAGAACGTAACTGCAAGCTGGGAGGAAACGACTGAAAAAACACTGAAAGACATCAGCGTAAAGATCGGTCCCGGGAAGCTTCTGGCAGTGATCGGCCCGGTTGGGTCGGGGAAAAGCTCACTGTTGCAGTTGCTGTTGGGAGAGCTGCCCATCCAGAATGGCACCGCTACGATTCACGGGGATATATCGTACGGTTCGCAGGAACCGTGGCTCTTTACCGGTACCGTGAGGAATAACATTCTGTTCGGACTGCCGTACGATCGGCAGCGTTATCAGGCGGTGGTGCGACACTGTGCTCTGTCCACCGACTTTCAGCAACTTCCCGATGGCGATAAGACGGTGGTCGGTGAACGTGGTACCTCGCTgtccggtggccagcgggCACGGGTGAGCTTGGCGCGTGCTGTCTACAACAACGCGTCGATCTATCTTCTGGACGATCCGCTCAGTGCGGTCGATGCCCACGTCGGAAAGCATCTGTTCGACGAGGTGATCGGCCCACGGGGCTATCTGGCACAAAAGCACCGTTCGACCCGTGTTCTCGTGACGCACCAAGTTCACTTCCTAAAGGAGGCCGATTGGATAGTGATCGTCGAAGGAGGAAAGCTAGTCACGCAAGGAACGTACACGGAACTGGCCAACGGGAAAGTGGATTTCGGGAAGTTACTGAACTGCGGGGAAAAGgacgcgaaagaaaaatctaGTGGTGCGAGCGAGGTGGACGTGTTGGCATCCGACATTCCCGAAGACGAAATACCGTTCATCGACGGAGTGACCCTGGATGGGTACAAGCTACTGAAGGGTAGTACGGTTTCATTGCGGGGCGTTACACCCAGCTCTTGTGCGGTAAGT TCAAGTGTCGCGGAAAACCTTGGACGTCAGGTGGCGGAAGATCAGGCCGAGGGAAGCATTCCGTGGCGTATCTGGACCACATACTTCCTCTCGGGAGGAAACATTCTGATGCTGTTGTTCACTTTTATCATGCTGCTCCTATCGCAAGCGATCGTTAGTGGATCGGATTACTTCGTTACCTACTGGACACGTCAGGAAGAGAAACGGATCGTGGATGAGGATGCCGTCCACACTTCGACGGTTGATTTTCTGTACACGTACGGCGTGATTATCATCGGTGTTGTCGTGTTCACGATCTTCCGCGGGTACCTCTTCTTCAACATCTGCATGAAAGCGTCACGCAATCTGCACGATCGGATGTTCGCCAAGATGCTGACCGCCCCGATGCGCTTCTTTGACATCAATCCATCGGGCCGCATTCTGAATCGCTTCTCGAAGGACATGGGCGCGATCGATGAACTACTACCGAAGGCAATGATCGAAGCCATCCAGATACTGCTGGTGATGATCGGTATCCTCACGATGATTACGATCGTCAATCCGTTACTGTTGGTGCCCTTGTTCGGGGCGGTGGTCCTCTACGCAGTGGCCCTAAAGCTTTACCTTCGTCCGATACAGGATCTTAAGCGTCTCGAGGGTATTA CGCGAAGCCCGGTATTTTCTCATCTTTCCGCCACACTGTCGGGGCTTTCGACCATCCGAGCGAGTAATGCACATGAAAAAATTCGAGAGGAATTCGACGAACTGCAGAACGTACACTCGGCCGTGTGGCAGTTAACGATGGCCAGCAATGCGGCGCTAGGTCTATGGTTGGATTGCATCAGTACGGCGTTTGTGGCTTGCGTTACCTTCAGTTTCATCGTGCTTCACCAAA ATACTTACAGTGCAAACGTTGGCTTGGCCATCTCACAAGCCCTCATCCTGACCGGTATGGTGCAGTACGGTATTCGGCAGACGACGGAATCGATCCAGCAGATGACGGCCGTGGAGCGTGTCGTGCAGTACACGGAAATTCCCTCGGAACAAAACCCCCCGAAGGTACCGCCGGGAGATTGGCCGTGGAAGGGGCAGGTACAGTTTCACAATATGTCACTCTGTTACGAGCCAAACGCTCCGCCGGTACTCAAAAACCTGGAGCTCATCATCGAGCCCACGTGGAAAGTTGGCATCGTTGGACGGACCGGTGCTGGCAAGTCGTCACTAATCGGTGCACTGTTCCGGTTGGCACGCATCGAGGGTCGCATCATGATTGACGGCATCGACACGGGTGTGATCGCGTTGGAGGCGCTGCGCTCGAAAATATCGATCATCCCGCAGGATCCCGTCCTGTTTAGTGCCACGATTCGCTACAATCTGGATCCATTCAGCCTGTACGACGACGATATGCTGTGGCGTGCGATCGGTGAGGTCGAGCTGCGCTCGTCCATCAACGGACTGGACTATATGGTGACGGAAGGTGGCACCAATTTTAGCGTTGGCCAGCGGCAACTTATCTGCCTGGCAAGAGCGATTTTGCGGAACAACAAAATCCTGGTGCTCGATGAAGCGACGGCCAACGTTGATCCACA GACTGACGCTTTGATACAGAAAACGATTCGGGAAAAGTTTAAACATTGCACGGTGCTAACGGTGGCTCATCGGCTCCACACGGTAATGGACTCCGACCGGATCCTCGTTATGGATGCAGGTGTAGCACGCGAGTTCAACACACCGCACGAATTGCTGCAGCAGGCCGGCAGTATCCTGAAGGACATGGTGGAAGCGACCGGAGCTTCCGAAGCGGAATCTCTGAGGCGCATTGCCGCGGAAGCGTTCGCCCGGATGGACCCCAATCGGCACCTGATGAACGGTATGCCGAATCCATGGCGCTTCGGAAAGGAAGGGAACAATTCGAACCATGCCATCGAATAG